TGACCAAAATCTTTTCACAATAACAGTATTTTAAGttggaaataatattaaatattacataaccGTGTTCTACTGATTATTTCGCatattgtttttcatatttttcaaaatgtatttgccAGATTAAGTTCAGGCATCAACcttcaaatgaattaaaaaaagaattacattaaataataaaaaaaggaaagtggAGACATCACAAGATATAGCTGCCATAactttatgcattattatagaATTCATCTGATGTTTCTTATGTATGGGTATATAAGAAACAATTTAAACATGTattctttaattgtttttttaaataaatgaatacatttaaatcagcaagaatgcattaaaccagtcaaaagtgaaaagtgagcgcttaaaatgttacataaattCAAAGAAATTCTTTTTGAGtcttctattcattaaagaacccTGAAtaataagtgtaaaaaaaaaaaaaagttaagcagcacaactgtctTAATGTTTCTTAGGCAGCAAAGcacactaaagactggattaGAAAGCTATtgaattttaataattgcaataCTTTTCACTATATTACGGCTTTTATTTTAGGCCAAATGCAGACTTGGTGACTATAATAAGTTTCtaccaaaatattaaaataatagtatacCCTAGCTTTTGTTCTAAAAGTGCTTATTTCATAACCATcatggctatatatatatatatatatatatatatatatatatatatatatatatatatatatatatatatatatatatatatatataaaacttcaATAACAACTTAATTATGAATAGAATCCCAAGATGCACTCCAAAAAACATTCCAGAAATGACACAAACACcttgtttttccttttcctaGTTCAGATGCTTCTTTAGAAGACAGTCATAAGAGTCATGGCTCAATAGGTTTTATAGTGTGCCCTTTTTCACAGCACTGTTGTACAGTAACAGCCTAGCTGATGCCCAACAGGACGCATGTGCCGCAGCACCCGCACGCATGTAAGGAGAGCCAGGGATTACGTGCGCACAGTAAGCGGAACTTGGCAGTCTTTGCGACCGTCTACATCGACCTACTAACCTGGATTCGGCGCCGGAGCGTATTGCTAAACAATCCAGCATCCGTTTCCAGACCATTCAAAAGTTGTTTGAGACTTGAAGCGGTCTCCGCGCAGACCTAAAGCGCAGTCACCCGCGTCTCGCATGCACATGACGCTGCAGtgctgtctttctgtctgccGAACTTGCGTGCGGTTTAATACAACCACCACCTGAGCTGCTCTGTGAAAACAAACCTACTTACGCGTTTGAGACGGACGCGGCATGTAAATGCGGCGGGTCAGccaatttacaaaatgaaaaacacctAACTGGGCCATAAAATTAATGTTTCGTTTGTAAACCACAACACCTGCTGTACAAAGAAAGAAAccagaaatactgtttttttgtttgtttgttatttttacaatgCGACAATACTACAAACATTCCCGAGCTGTGTTTTACCGTTAGCTTTTAAGACTTTTAAAAGAGCTGTTCGTGAGGCAACGTTAATTACACCGTAAACTACATGACGTAAAGACGACGAACAAAGCAGCCAGTTGTTTTTATCCAACTCTTGACAGATCTCCTTAAACGTCGATATCTCCGCCAGCGAACCCACGAGCTAAACCCGAAAGGCGAGAAACGAACGAAATGTTTCACTCGCAGCTGCATTCAATAAACACCGAGTGTCAAGCGCGCGTTTTGGAGCTTGAGGTGTGAAAATCTCACGGGCTAGCCGTTAGCGCGCTAGCAGAGCGACGCTGAGCAAAACAACCCGAGACGAGGGGCGAGAAAAACCCAAAATACATCGGCGGCGCTTCTTTTACAGCCAACCGATGCATTCGATTCGTCGGAAGATGCGTTTCGGGGAGTATTTGAGAAACTGTCGCTTACCGCAGCGGTGTCCTTCGCGGAGAAATTGAGGAATTCGCTACACAGAGCGGACGGTGCGTCGCGATCGGTCTCGGCCGCCGCCATCTTTCCTTCAGcgtccagcagcagcagcagcagaagcgAGCGGCGGAGAGGGAAGCGGAAATCAGCCGCGCGCGCTGCTTCCGCCTAAGAGCTGGAAAACTTTTCAGCTGACTAATGGAAAAGTGTCCCCGCCGTTGCCCCGGTGACACGCCATAATAATAGCCACTCCCTCTCGCAGGAGTTTTAGAAGAGCTGCTCTCGCAGTAACTGAACTGTCCCTCGCGCTGTTGTTTCTCTAGTAAGCGCCCTGAATAGGCTACATAACGCGGTTTTGACACACAGTGGATTTATGAAGAAATGTTTTCGTTTCACAGCAGCTCTGTTGATCTTCGCATGACGCCACATTTTTGAATCCGAACACAAAACAGATTTGATAGCTTTACAGCAGATTATTAGTAGCAATAATCCTACTTAATTCATTAATCAATCGATACCCTAATACTTCCGTCCCTCGGTTATCAGGACTAGTAGCTGATAACTAGTTATGTTTCGCACAATATGTCAACAACTTCACAAAATCACTGATGCTTTTTTGGATCAAAACAAAGTTCTGAATTTATTTTgagatgtaatttattcctgcgatgcaGAGTGTATTTTCAGCGTtgtcactccagtcttcaatacttcagaaatcatcctgtCGTGCTGcccaacaaacatttctgattacaACTGAAAGAAACGAGAGACTTAAACATCTTGTTTcacattttatcattaaaatcattcaaataaagcCACTCTAATATAGGTGCAAATATGCAGATAGTGTTACAGTAACTCGGGTACAATGCATAACAACTGCAGGTTGCAAAATTACGAAGTCTTTGTGAACTAAATATAGATTTCTGCACTCCGTTTGTTAGTTTCAGAGTTTTTTACTGTAAGCTAGGTTGATTTGAGGGTTTCTTGTCATCATCagcagctgtaaaaaaaaaaaaaaaaaaaaaaacacacaccagacagtCGTTTAATATCAATGGCAGTGTCAATAGAAATTAACTGaactgaaattaatttagaatGAACCCATATCTTACATATCTTGGGCTGTATTAGTTTGAGAAGCAAACTGTGGAGTTCCTTCACTTCGGCCTTCAGCTCACTGAGGTCCTGACTCTGCTTCTGCTGGTCCTTCTGAAGTCTGTGAAGAGTCTTGAGATGTTCTTCTTTCTCTGGAAGCGCAGCGCTTCtccttttgtaaaataaataaatagtaataatgttaTGCAGGCTTTCCAGCAGCATCAAAATACACGTTATTCATGGTAAAATGTAACAATCTGTGACCAAGAGGTTTCAAGACGTTTATCAGCCGACCTTGTGGTATCTTCTCTGGCACCTGCGCAGGCTAGCTGGGGTGAGAGGGTCTCCTTCTGGATGCTCAAATATTTATCTAAAGTATCCTGCAGAACATGCAAAGACTCAGTTATCCTGGGATGCGACAGACAGCACACGCGGCGGCCGTCAATGCAGGCACCTTGATCTGTTCCGTGAGCTTCTTCATCTCTGCGTGTTGTTCTGGGTTAGTGGTGACGTCATCGTCGTAGAATTCACCGAGCGGGGCGCAGCGCTGGTGGATGTACTCGTTGTCATAGCAACGTCTCAGACAGGGCATGGATTCCTCTATTTGCAGGATGATAGCGGCTTGTTGCATCACCGCGTTGGCCAGCGCTGTCGTAGACCCTGTAAACACAAACGGAAGAGCGAGGGTGGTTTCAGTACAACGGGAAATCACATTGACGGTGCCTTTcccaaaagaacaaaataagagCTATAAACACTGGGAGTGGGACATTTTGATTtgggatggttcacccaaacAACTGACGGTAACCAGTGGCATCCAtagtattaaaagaaaaaacagtgcTTTCAAaggattaattgcaattaatcgcattaaaaataaaaaggttttgttaCATAACATACATAACGTGTgtgatgtgtatttttattatgtatctctaaatacaaacacattaagtatatattttgaaaatacgtttttttatattcatatcatatcatataaacatatattgaatatatatgaatatataatatattgaatatataattttcttatataataaatataaaaatgtatataaatatatacatgcatgtgtttgtgtgtatatatatacatatacatatatatatacatatacatatatatacatatatatatatatatatatacatatatatatatatatatatatatatatatatatatatatatatatatataaacacacacatatatatacacatatacatatatatatacatatatatatatacacatatatacacacatatatacatatacatatatatatatatatatatatacatatatatatatatatatatatatatatatataaatcattttggcAGCACTGAAAAAATTAATTCCATTAGTTGCTTGATTGATGTGTCAGTTTATTCATGTATTGTCACACCCTAATAAACATATGATATGATAAAAGTGTGTGCAAGTAATTAATACCTTTGGAAGGTGTCAGAAAGCAGAGCAATCAGCAAATTAACACAGAGAACAGCAGACAGGGCCAGGAACGCCCCACACAGCAGGCAGGCCATCACCGCATCCACATCCAGCATGGCATCAAACTCATACTCGTCCACCAGCGTGATGCGGTACAGGCTGTACAGCAGAACAGGAACCGTCTCCATGCTCGGCACCTGAGCTAATCCTGAGAGCAGCAGACACGACGTTTATATcgcatgcatttttatacagtTATATACTGTACTGCGAGTCTTTGTGACAGTACCTCCAAATATGATCCAGAAAGCACAGGCATACGGGATGAAGATCTCTATATAGAGAAAAAGAAACGCAGCACATCTCCTGCGATCTTCCCCAGCATGACAATGAAGGGCCCCATCGCCCTACAGAATGAAACTAGACATTACCCGAGTATAATCGTGTGTCCTGTTGTAGGCCAATAGAGTGCAAAGATCAGTTTTCAGAAGTAAAAACCatcaaagagagaaaatgtcATGATTTGCTATCCCtaaatgttgttccaaacctcttttctttctttcttttggggTCATGACGACGTATGCAGGTCAAAGATGTCAAGATGTCaacatcaaaagaaattcacaaaagaggttttatgtccatagaaagtaaagtgtctacttttaaggtttttaaatagtttttttttttttttttttaagtttttggagaaaattcaaattcaaacaatatgcctattctgacttgtacatattaaaatatataaaagaataaggaagcgtattaaatttgaaaaatgggcaaaacctattgtagcaaatttaaaaaaaacgcattaGTATTTGGAGTATATTTTAATGCGTCATAAATCGATTTTTGGTAATAATATGCCTGACAAAACtcttacactgaatgacattttagtgggtaaatCAAGTAAATCAGGAAatggtgtaatatttatttttggctcagaatattttatggttaaaccctttatgtatgtatgcatttatttatttaaaagaagcaTTTTATGCCCATCAAAGCACCACTGTCGTTATTTgctcataaatacagtaaaaacagtaataataattagcattattaccatttaactttttgaatgtaatttatttcctcAACAGCAAAGCTGAAATTCTAATATTCAACGTTAAAAACagtgctgcttaacatttttgttgtttattattttcccCCTAGAATTTTCTTTGACGAATacagagtaaaataaatgaataaataaataaaatataagtaacaataaaaattaaatttgcgATTTTAGCATTCAGAAGTGACTTAGCGTGCTTATGTTTCCATGACTACCGTAACACTGACCATATGTTCCCATGGTTACCTAGCACCACAAAGAAGAGGCCACCTGTGGAGCCTCAGAGAAACCTGAGATGTGAAAGCAGTGCTATTCGGGCCCCTGGCCAGGTGGCAGCGTGTGTCACAGCAGTCAGGACACCCAAAAGGTGTTGACATTATATCTGAGTATCTATGGTAACTGCCACTGACCAGGTGTTCCTACAGAGCCTACGGTTCTCCGCGCTTCACCCAAAAGTCACACACTTCATGACCTCTATTTTAcaaaaacgcttttttttttccaaatggaGATTTCAAAAAGACGCATTACCTAAAGGCTCGGACATGCTTCATCAGCCTTAGCCACAGGAAAATAATGGACACGGCGAAGAGGCGAAGACTGTTCTGTCGAAGTGACTCAGACACTAGGAATATATCTGCCAAGTGGATGCCCAGAACGGCCAGCAGCAGCGAATAGACCAGCCAATCAAAGATATTCCTGCGTCAGACATATCAGCATGTTTAGTCACACACATACCTCTTTCGCGTTCCACTGTGTGCTAGCTTATTATGAGTGCTGCGCATTACCAGGAGTCTTGAGAGTAGGATCCTTTCAGGTTTCGAATATACTTTATTTGGTCTTCCAAGTATTTGCGTTcctgttaaaagaaaacaaaaaaacatagcatctcttatgttcaccaagacTGCGTTTACTATGTAGGATTATAGTGTTATATGCATTTACTATAGGATTagggtttacacacacacacacacacacacacacacacacacacacacagacacacacactcacatgttggtatttgtggtttatgagtaCTCTCTATATGCGTAATGGATTgctattgtcctacaccaaccctacacctaaacctactccttacaggaaactttcagcttttttagattttcaaaaaaaaatgtaagccttttgaattatggggacattggcagcgacctcataaaccaccttcaaattgtaatacctctgtcatacacatgtcattaaacaaatttgtgtccccaaaaatccacacacacacacacacacacacacagatttaatTGATTCCTTTCCCCAATTGAACTGACTGCTATAAAATACGAGACACTAATGTTTCAGAACACAGAATAGGATGCTCATTCAAAACGTTTTATTTCCTTTGTGGCCAACGTATAtgaattactattattattttattttttatttattcctccTGATAAGATCCTcatctgatttattattatttatcttattatCGCCTTATTTCAAATGGATTTTTGGTAATCAGTGTTGAGTATTACCGTGTGGTTAATCCTccctgttttaaaatgtttgaaaatgagtAGCAGGTGAAAACATTCATTAGAAATTTGAAAAAGTACCCAACAAGTAATCAAATCATATCGGGCTCATCAATAAAGTAACTGAACtcacttttgcattttaacagGATCAATTGTAACCTGTAACCTATGGTCACCTTCCCAGCACTGACAATCATTCAGTGTCATGGTTTAATCAGTGTCTTGTTAACttgtttcttctctctctctctctctctctctctctctctctctctctctctctctctctctctctctctctctctctctctgtcacacacacacacacacacacacctgttggTTGTTTGAGAGTGGCTGATTAACTAAGATAGCAGTTAAAAGGTGCCTTCTTTTCAGAtttgaaatgtttgtattttaacacTCCCC
This genomic interval from Puntigrus tetrazona isolate hp1 chromosome 5, ASM1883169v1, whole genome shotgun sequence contains the following:
- the LOC122345120 gene encoding uncharacterized protein LOC122345120 gives rise to the protein METVPVLLYSLYRITLVDEYEFDAMLDVDAVMACLLCGAFLALSAVLWSTTALANAVMQQAAIILQIEESMPCLRRCYDNEYIHQRCAPLGEFYDDDVTTNPEQHAEMKKLTEQIKDTLDKYLSIQKETLSPQLACAGAREDTTRRSAALPEKEEHLKTLHRLQKDQQKQSQDLSELKAEVKELHSLLLKLIQPKISADDDKKPSNQPSLQ